A single window of Gemmatimonadota bacterium DNA harbors:
- a CDS encoding phytanoyl-CoA dioxygenase family protein, giving the protein MELTESQKRFFYEEGYLKVSGAVPRAMVDAARQAINAEIGKGNTNPFPEINATPVITDLFNETPAFSLLESALGEGNLQRSQTGSIKLNFPRPPGSLPKDTLTEKIGWGRSGGHLDGIKAVGDRLRGLREDGTYNRNFTSFAVVYLDDVPVPNGGNFTVWPKSHHFFENYFKEHGHQILDDHMPHVELPEGPVFVTGEAGDVIFAHHAMVHTGCPNTSPDIRYAVIFRTKHTQIDEIGLDAFTDIWREWDGVRETVGAV; this is encoded by the coding sequence ATGGAACTAACCGAAAGCCAAAAGCGCTTCTTTTACGAAGAAGGCTACCTCAAAGTCTCGGGCGCTGTGCCCCGCGCGATGGTAGATGCCGCGCGGCAGGCGATCAATGCCGAAATAGGCAAAGGAAATACCAACCCATTTCCCGAAATCAACGCCACACCAGTCATTACGGACCTGTTCAACGAAACACCCGCCTTCTCTCTCCTCGAATCCGCATTGGGAGAAGGCAATTTGCAGCGCAGTCAGACGGGAAGTATCAAACTCAATTTCCCGCGCCCACCGGGCAGCCTTCCAAAAGATACTTTAACGGAAAAAATTGGATGGGGCAGAAGTGGCGGACATCTGGACGGCATAAAAGCCGTAGGTGACCGGTTGCGCGGATTGCGCGAAGACGGAACTTATAACCGGAATTTTACATCTTTCGCCGTCGTATATCTCGACGATGTCCCCGTTCCCAACGGCGGCAACTTTACCGTATGGCCCAAATCGCATCACTTCTTTGAAAACTACTTCAAAGAACACGGACATCAGATCCTGGACGACCACATGCCCCATGTCGAACTACCCGAAGGTCCAGTATTTGTAACAGGCGAAGCGGGAGACGTAATCTTTGCCCATCACGCCATGGTACACACTGGCTGCCCCAACACCTCGCCAGACATTCGATACGCCGTAATCTTCAGGACCAAACACACACAAATCGATGAAATTGGACTTGATGCCTTCACCGATATATGGCGCGAGTGGGATGGTGTGCGCGAGACTGTCGGCGCAGTATAA
- a CDS encoding dienelactone hydrolase family protein — protein sequence MKSATDFDQELLDLYDEYVHGQTDRRGFLNRAAKFAVGGVTAAALLDSLKPDYAFAQQIATDDERISAEYIEYPSPEGHEKTRGYLVAPAQAEGKVPGVVVIHENRGLNPYVEDVARRVATAGFLALAPDALAPLGGYPGTDDEGRLMQREIDRNKMTEDFIASARYLHTHEKCTGKVGVVGFCFGGGMSNTLAVRIPDIISAAVPFYGRQPAAEDVQKIKGALLIHYAELDRRINRGWPDYEAALKEADVTYTAHIYENVNHGFHNDTTPRYDEAAAKLAWQRTIDFFNETLKE from the coding sequence ATGAAATCCGCAACTGACTTTGACCAGGAACTCCTCGACCTCTACGACGAATATGTCCACGGACAAACAGACCGGCGAGGCTTCTTAAACCGCGCTGCAAAATTCGCAGTCGGCGGCGTAACCGCTGCCGCTCTATTAGACAGCCTGAAGCCCGATTACGCATTTGCACAGCAAATCGCCACAGACGACGAACGCATCAGCGCCGAATACATAGAATACCCGTCACCAGAAGGACACGAAAAAACGCGCGGATACCTCGTCGCCCCAGCACAGGCAGAAGGCAAAGTACCCGGCGTCGTCGTCATCCACGAAAATCGCGGCTTAAATCCCTACGTAGAAGACGTAGCCCGGCGCGTGGCAACGGCAGGCTTTCTCGCTCTTGCCCCCGACGCACTCGCTCCTCTCGGCGGATATCCCGGCACAGATGACGAAGGCCGACTCATGCAGCGCGAGATAGACCGCAATAAAATGACAGAAGACTTTATCGCCTCTGCGCGTTATTTACACACACACGAAAAATGCACCGGCAAAGTCGGCGTCGTAGGCTTCTGCTTTGGCGGCGGCATGTCAAACACCCTTGCCGTGCGCATCCCCGACATCATCTCCGCCGCAGTCCCCTTTTACGGCCGCCAACCCGCTGCCGAAGACGTACAAAAAATAAAAGGCGCCTTGCTCATCCACTATGCCGAACTGGACAGGCGTATCAACCGGGGCTGGCCCGATTATGAAGCCGCACTCAAAGAAGCAGACGTAACTTACACGGCTCATATATACGAAAACGTCAACCACGGATTTCACAACGACACAACCCCGCGCTATGACGAAGCCGCGGCAAAGCTCGCATGGCAACGCACAATTGACTTTTTCAATGAAACATTAAAAGAATAG